A single window of Mugil cephalus isolate CIBA_MC_2020 chromosome 1, CIBA_Mcephalus_1.1, whole genome shotgun sequence DNA harbors:
- the ppm1ka gene encoding protein phosphatase 1K, mitochondrial, whose protein sequence is MSSPVLLSLVRCARSAVSRQTFLAVRSSPETCTASGQVGGMSLGVVGVRKASGSARFDSDGSGQPVTWDSFGIWDNRIEEPILLPSSIRYGKPIPQVSLSRVGSASVLGLRKQNEDRLRFARIQDNLLYFAVFDGHGGPHAADYCYTFMEKFIRDALEEDDDLEKVLKKAFLDADKALHTHLRYFNNASFLTAGTTATVAMLRDGVELVVGSVGDSRALLCRKGQAHKLTKDHTPDREDEKHRIQRFGGFVTWNSVGQANVNGRLAMTRSIGDFHLKTSGVIAEPDTQRLTVQHASDSFLALTTDGINFLLSDQEICDVVNQCQDPTEAADVIAQQALQYGSEDNSTIVIIPFGAWGRHQSSTVVYSMSRNFTSSGRWA, encoded by the exons ATGTCGTCCCCAGTGCTGCTGAGTCTTGTGCGTTGTGCTCGCTCGGCCGTCTCCAGGCAAACCTTCCTCGCTGTACGATCCTCCCCGGAAACCTGCACAGCGTCGGGGCAG GTGGGTGGAATGTCGCTTGGGGTGGTGGGCGTACGTAAGGCCAGCGGGTCAGCCCGCTTCGACAGTGATGGCAGCGGCCAGCCGGTAACCTGGGACTCATTCGGTATTTGGGACAACCGGATAGAAGAACCGATCCTTCTGCCCTCCAGTATCCGATATGGAAAACCTATTCCACAG GTCAGTCTGTCTCGGGTTGGCAGTGCATCGGTTTTGGGTCTCAGGAAGCAGAACGAGGACCGTCTCCGATTCGCCCGTATCCAAGACAACCTGCTGTACTTTGCGGTGTTCGATGGCCACGGTGGTCCGCACGCGGCTGACTACTGCTACACCTTCATGGAGAAGTTCATCAG AGACGCTTTGGAAGAGGACGATGATCTGGAGAAGGTTTTAAAGAAAGCCTTTCTGGATGCTGACAAGGCTTTGCACACACATCTAAGATACTTCAACAATG CTTCATTCCTGACAGCTGGCACCACAGCGACGGTTGCTATGCTGCGTGACGGTGTGGAGCTGGTGGTTGGTAGCGTTGGTGATAGTCGGGCGTTACTGTGCAGGAAAGGACAAGCCCACAAGCTCACCAAAGACCACACACCTGACCGCGAGGACGAGAAACACCG GATCCAGAGGTTCGGTGGTTTTGTGACGTGGAACAGCGTGGGTCAGGCTAACGTTAACGGGCGGCTAGCAATGACACGCAGCATCGGAGACTTCCACCTGAAAACCAGCGGCGTCATCGCAGAGCCGGATACACAGCGGCTTACC GTCCAGCACGCCAGCGACTCCTTCCTTGCGCTGACCACCGATGGCATCAACTTCCTGCTGAGTGACCAGGAGATTTGTGATGTCGTCAACCAGTGCCAGGACCCTACAGAGGCTGCTGATGTCATCGCTCAGCAG GCGCTTCAGTACGGCTCGGAGGACAACAGCACCATCGTCATCATCCCGTTCGGAGCCTGGGGGAGGCATCAGAGCTCCACCGTTGTCTACAGCATGAGCAGGAACTTCACGTCGAGTGGGCGGTGGGCGTAG